The following is a genomic window from Candidatus Melainabacteria bacterium RIFOXYA2_FULL_32_9.
AGACCCGAAGAATATGAGGTTATCTTCAGAAATACAAATATTATAATTAATAACTACAGGTTATATTTCAAAGATCAATTCATTGAACCAGCCCAAAGTTACACAATTATAGGACAAAAAATCAGAATAAATGACCTGGATCCTGACAAATTCATCAGAGTAGCAGCAAAAGGCCAGATTGTAGTACCTAATAAAACAAATACTATATTTGATTTCATATTTGCCACAGAACTTCCCATAGAAGAACAAAAACTTTGGGAAAATGAGCTAACGCTAAAAGGTGAAATTAAAAACATCTATCCTGATATGTATCTGCCTTATATAAACAAATATACTCCTTATCAATATTCAGCTATATCCGGCTTAGGGGATTTAGAATTCAATATTAATATGACAAAGTCAAGATTAATACCTAATACATTCTCTATTGAAAGCACATTTAGAAATCTTGCTGCAAAAAACAAAATAATTTTTAACTTACCTAACACTACAAAAATTATACTCAGAGGAAATGTTAATAGAGATAGTCTGGTATTAAGAGATGCAAATATTAGAAGAGAAGATGTAAGAGCCAGATTACAAGGTAATATTAATAACTATAGAACTAGAAATAGGATTTTGGATTTAAGATTAAATGTAGATAGAACCAGAATTTCCTCCTTGGTTTCCCTATTTCCACAAGGACTTAATCTACCTACAAGACCTTTAGCTGTCCTTCAAAAATATAATGTTAAGGGCAATTTATGGGTAGATGTAGCAATAAAAGGTAAACCCCAAGATTTAGATTTATTCGGCAACTTAAGATTTAATGAATTTTCAATGATCGTAGATTCAAAAAAAATACCTAAAGGTAGTGGCAGAGTTGATTTCAAAGGCAAAACTTACGCTATTGATGCAAGAGCTTTTGTTGATCCTACAGGATTTATAAAAACTACAGGAACCATAACTCCTTCGTTAAATAAATTAAATCTAAATGTAATCTCAAATTCTATAGATCTGGCTGAAGGTAAAAGATTATTACTTGCAATCAGTGACATATTCGGCTTTCCACTTGGTCCTGTAGCTCAAATTGCTGCATCAGGTAGAGGAAAAATCGATATTAATGTTAGTGGCCCGTTTGATAATATTAATCTACAAGGATATTTAAATTTTATTAATGCTCTGGTAAGTCATCCAGGCCTTTCAAAAAATGCTCACGATGTGGTAGGATTTATAAGATTCAGAGGTAACAGGGTTATTTACGACAATATTAAAGGATTTATCGAGCAATCCAGAGTAATTGCCAACGGATATAGTACTCTAGATGGCTTTAGTAATGTCAAATTAACGTTCTCTGAACTAAATCTTACCACAGCACACCAATTAATCCAGAATAGTCGACTGCTTGTAGAAGTGCAAAGTATTTTAAGAGATGTAAGGAATACGTCCGGCATAGCAGACGTTATAATATATTTAACTGGGGGGCCACGAGCTGTAGCTGCAAGTGGAAATATTATATTTCAAGGAGCTTCTCTCAGCTATGCTGGTCTGACACAACCAATAAGAGATTTAGTCGGACAACTAAGATTTGACCCACAAGGAGTATTTTTAAACAGCTTAAGAGGCAGAATTGCTCAAAGTCCAATAACAGCAGAAGGAACTGTTAGAGGAGCAATTGTAAATATAAATATATCATCTCCAAGATTAGATCTATTCGCTATAAGACAACTAATCCTGACAAGCCCTTTTTTAGTCACAGCTAAAGATGCGCTTCAAGATTTTACTTCGCTATCTGGGTTTGCTGATACAAGACTTAAGCTTGCAGGCAGAATCGATGAAGAGTTATTTCAGACCCTTCAGCTTGATGTCATTAATGCAGTTTTTCAACACAGACAAGCTGGATTTCCTGCAAGAATAACAGGAGGAAGGATTTTTCTAACACAAAACGCTATTTCGTTCAGAAATATTAGAGGAGTAGCACTAGGGGCTACAATAAGATTGACAGGAATAGTAACAGGACTGCCTGCACAGCTTAATCCTCAACTTAATATAATTGTTAGAAATCTTCCATTTAATAGAATCAGACAAGTAGCTCAATCACCCCTTGTTACACAGGATATCAGACAGATTCTTGATGAATTTACAGATTTAAGAGGTCAAATTAACGCTAATATTAGACTTTTACCTCAAACATACAGTGCTAATATTGGTTTTAATGAAACATTTGCAATATACCAGCCTGCTGATCTACCCATTGAAGTAAGTACAGGAAATTTAATTGTCACACCTCAAACAATCACACTTGAAAATTTATACACTATTTTATCTAATTCTTTCGTTTATTTAGATGGATTAATAAATAATTATCGAACTGAACCGGTATTGGATCTCCTAGCCTCAGCAAGAGTGAGCTCAGATGACATAGATGAATATATAAATCAATATTTAGAAGAACCCATAGTAGCAGAAGGGGCTATTCCCATAACAGCTCTAGCTCAAGGACAACTCGATGACTGGAGACTATCGGCTCAAATGACCTTACCAATAGGAACATCTTTATATTACAGAGAATATATCGGTTTACCTCAAGACAGGATCAGGGTTGCGAGTCTAAATGCAGAAGGAACACTAAACAGGATTGAGGTAGAAAATCTAGAAATTGCAGTAGGAGACGATATTACAAATGTAGGGCTTTCAGCATCTCCTTTACCCAATATTGCAACCAATTTAGAACGATTATTAGCCGCTCAAGGAACTATAAATGAACTACAAACAGAAGAACCTGTTTTTGAGAACTTCATAGTAACAACCCCAAATCCTCTGGATATTACCTTAATAAACCCAGTTATAGAAGATCAAACACAAAGAGCATTGTTTACATCAGGGGAATTTACAGCAAGAGCATTGCTTGAAGGCAATGTCTTTTCTCCTCAAGTGACTGGTAACGCTGCATTAAATGATGTACTAATTACAACAAGACAAACACTTATTGATTACGCAAACCTTGAATTTAACGTTGATAATATTATATTAACTGACAGCAACATAAATATAGCCGGTTCCCCAATGAGAGTAGCAGCAATAGCTGATACTGATTTTACTCGGCCTGTAACTATTCAAGAAATGTCAATAAATTCATCCTCATTTAATGTAGATGAGATAACAGAGGCATTAAGACAGCCTGAAGAACAAATAACAAGAGAAGAAGAGGAGATAGCTCCTATTGTAGTTAATAGAGGTATATTAGTAGCAAACGAATTAATTATAGGCGATCTAATTACAACAAATTTCTCTTCCTGTTTTAACTTTGGGCCTGACTGGATACTTAATATGCCAAATATAGCTTTTGAATCATCAGGAGGACAAGCAGAGGGTAGACTATCATACAATATACAAACAACTGAATTAATAAGTAATCTTGCAGTTCATGGCATGCAGGCTAATGCTGTGGCCACCACTTTCCTAAGCACACCAAACGAAGTTTATGGAACATTAGAAGGTACAGCAGAATTTCGCACTCGAGGAAGGACAAGACAAGAATTAATAGCTAATGCCGATGGATTTGCAGACTTCTTAATTGTTGACGGACGGCTTGTCAGGCTTGGATCCCTTGAATATCTACTAAGAGCAGCAAATATTCTCCAAAGTGGAATAACAGGTTTAACTCTCAATAATATAATCGATGTTATTGCCCCAAGAGAAACTGGCACTTTTGAGGAACTCGGAGGAACATTAACAGCTTTGGATGGTATATTAACAACTGATAATTTATCTTCACGAGGTGAAAACCTTAGCCTTTTCCTTGAAGGTGAAATGGACATGCTTACAAATTATGCTGACATCACAATACTTGGCAGATTATCCAGGAGAATCGCTGGCTTATTAGGCCCAATAGGTAATATTTCAATTGGCACATTCATAGACATAGTTCCAGGAACAGAAATTCTTGATATAATTCCTGGTTTAGGACTTATACCATTCCTCGGTCTTGGAGAAGAAGGCGAAAGATTCAGAGAGTTTATTGTTGAGATTGAAGGCAATTTATATGATCCAAACGCTGTAAGAAACTTCTACTTTGTTGACTAATTATATAAGCACTAGCTTTTTATGAATCTATTACGGAAAGTTTCAAAAACAGTCTCTCCAATTACATCAAAATCCCAATTTATCATTGCTGAAGTATTCATCAATGATGGAATATAGCAGGTATAACAGGGTTTTGTTGCAAGATGATTAAAAGCCTCATCAAATCCAACTTCATGTATATTTTTAGCATCAAAAACTCCCTGCATGCCTTGACAAGGATAAACTCTACCATCTTCATCTATTACTATTTCATATATACCATACTGACATTTTATAGCTTTTTCACCAAGTAAACACTTGGAATCTTTTTCACTAGCGAATTTTTGCCTGTAATCAAGAGGCCAATTTAATACATACTTTAAGATTTTGGATGTTGTAAAAATAGGATACCCTTTTTTCTTGTAATCAAGAATTTTATGTTGATATTCAGTAATTGCCTCAGTTGTAGGAGATAAATCCTCTTCTCCTAAAACCTCATCACCTTTAAACAGATAATTTATTCCCCATTCTATCTTATTTTCCTTGACAAATTCTGCCATAAAATCAAGATCATCAATTACATACTTTGTTATGGTGGAATTTATTCTAATAGGGGTATTATAAAGCTCTTTTACAACCTTTATTGACTCCATCACCTTATCAAAGGTACCTTGCCCTCTGATAATATCATTTCCTTCCCTATTTCCATCGAGAGAAAAACATATATTATCCAGCAATCCAATTTCAGATATTTTCCTTAATCTATCTGGGAATTGACCATTAGTAGATATAGCTGTAACAATTCCTTTTTTATGAATATATTCAAAAATCCCACCTAGATCTTTGTGAAGAAGAGGCTCTCCTCCCTGAATAAGTATATAACGTGTTCCACGCTTATGTAGATCATCAACGAGAGCTTTAATGTCTTCCAATTTCCAATCAGGAGTCTGTCTATCTGTATAATGGCCAAAACAATAAGCACATCTCAAATTACATCTACTATTAATTACTAAATTGACATAAAAAGGATACGGCTTTTTATTAAAAGCCCTTATTGAAAGCATATAATATAATATTCTTGCTCTATCCCATATTCGATCTAATTCAGTTCGCTTTTTCATAAACTTTACCTTTCAGATAATTCAGAATGTCTGCAGAAATTTGTTCCGGCTTTAATCCAAACTGTGCTCTTAAAAATTCCTGACTTCCTACTACATCTACATATCTATCAGGAATTCCAAATTTTTTAAAACGTACATTCAGGTCTCTTTCGGTAATTACATCAGAAACACTACTTCCCAAGCCACCAATGACATTATGCTCTTCTATAGTAACTATAAGTTTATATTGTTTGGCAGTTTCTTCAATTAAATTTTTATCAATAGGCTTAACAGTATGCATGCTTATTAAGCCAGGATTTAATCCTTGATGTGTTAGCATTTCACATACCGTATATCCTGTTTCAAGCATATTACCGGTTGTAATAATTGCAACATCATTTCCCTGTAAAACCTTAATACCTTTACCGATTTCAAATTTTGGAGATTGCTGATGTATAACTTTCTCGCCACTTTTACCTAAACGCAAATATACAGGCCCCTGCACTTCAGACATTTTCTGCATTGCTAATTCAACTTCAACTGGATCGCCAGGGCAAATAATAGTCATATTAGGTAAACTGTTTAAAACAGCAATATCTTCTATTGTGTGATGCGTTGCACCACCCGCTCCATATGTCAGACCTCCTCCAATACCAACAAGAAAGACCGGAAGGTTTTGAAAGCATAAGTTAACTCTTATTTGCTCGAAACATCTCAGCGTAATAAATGGAGCTATAGCATATGTGAAAACTTTTTTTCCACTTAATGCCAATCCTGCTGCAACACCAATCATATTAGCTTCTGATATTCCGATATTAAGATATCTATCAGGAAAAGTCTCCTGAAACTCATCAAGAACCTTATATCCTGTATCAGAAGTTATAAAAAACATGTTTTCATCTTTATGAAAAAGTTCTTTTAAATTTCTTGTAAATGCGTCTCTCATAATTTAATCTTCCAACTCTTCAAGATATGAACTAACCTTATCCTGCGGCACAAGGAAATAGTGCCATTTTAAATCATCTTCAAACTCAGAAATCCCTTTACCTTTCATAGTACGAGCTATAACTATAGAAGGCTTTCCTGATTCAAAAGGACTCTCCTGTAATGCTTCTTTTAGTTTATTTACATCATGGCCATCTGTTTCTTTTACAGACCAGCCAAACGCTTCCCATTTTGCTTTAAAAGTACTTATAGGTTGTATATTTTCAACTCTATCATATCCTTGCAAGTTATTGGCATCAATAACTACAACCAGATTATCCAATTTTAATTTTGAAGCCAGCATAGCGGCTTCCCAAATTTGCCCTTCCTGACATTCACCATCACCAATAACCACATAAGTACGATATTTTTTATTATCAGTTTTGGCAGCAAGAGCAATACCGACACCAAGAGATAAACCTTGCCCAAGGGATCCGGTTGAAGCTTCAATACCTGGTAATGCACCCCTTTTTGGATGACCAAAAAGGACACTATTATCTGTTAGATATCCTTCAAGTAATAATTTATCAAAAAATCCCTTAAAAGCTAAAGTTGTATATAATACAGTTGAAGCATGCCCTTTACTTAAAATAAATCTATCCCTATCAGGATCATCCGGCGTAGGAATATTCATAATATCAAAATACAGAACTGTTATTATGTCTACGACAGATAATGCAGGACCTATATGTGGCCCCTTTTGATGCATTTTTATGAGGACTTTTCTTATTTCATTTGCTGTATATGCAGTATCATTTTTGACTGTTTCCATAAAATACCCTATTTTTTTACCTAACTAGTAAGATCATTTAACCACTTTTCAAGTTCATCAGATTTTACGGGAACATTTCCCACCTTACCTACAGCAATAGATGATATTCCTGATGCTATAACAGAGGATTCCATTAAATTAGCACCAGCACACATAGCAAGAGATAACCCGGAGAGCAATGAGTCTCCAGCTCCCATTACATCAACAGGATTCACATTTAAAGCAGGAAAATGCTGAGATTTTACAAGTGTTGTACTCCCATTTGAAATCTTTTGATAAGAAACCAAGCCATTTTCACCAAGAGTAACCACAAGATTTTTAAGTTGAAGCTTTTCTAAAAGTGTCATTCCTATCTTCTCTAAACCATTATATTTATCATTTAGAGCTAATCTTGCTTCTCTTTCAGTTGGAGTTATGAGCTCATAATCCATAAATTTCCCAATATCTCCAACTTGACTGCTACTTTGAGAATCCCCAAATAATCTTATATTATGGACTTTAGCAAGTTGAGATATTTCATTTATTAAGCGAGGCGTAATTACACCATAAGCAAAATCACTTATAATTATACCATCAAGATCATTTACCAATGTCTTAACATAGTTTATTAATGAGCTTTCAAGCTTTTCATTAATATAATGCTCTTTTAATCTTGAAACTCTGAGAACTTTCTGCTTTCCAACCATATATCTAATTTTGAAGGTTGTTTCTCGTTCTTTATCTATAACTAGTTTTGTTGTAATTCCATCTTTTGCCAATTCATCCTTTACAAATTTACCAGATAAATCATTACCAATAACTGAAGCAAAATAGCAATTTGCGCCTAACGCTTTAATATGCCTTGCAATTACAGCCGCTCCCCCAACATAATCTTTACTTTCCAATTCTCTAATGTTAATAATTGGAGCTTCTGCACTCATACCTAATGCATCACAGACAACATACTGATCAACAATACTATCTCCAATAACAAGAATTCTTAAATTCCTAAAAGAATTAAAATATTCTACTAACTTATCTTTTGAGATTTTCTGCTTTTCAATAGCTTTATTTAATTGATGCTTATTTCTCTCCATTAAATCAAAGAGATTATTATCTAAAAAATCTGAAGTACTGTATTCGACCTGACCAGAGCTAAAGACTACCTTCCCTTTTAATTTTTTAATCAGATCAATCTCATCCTGAATAGCCCGTAAATATTTACTAAACTCCTCACCTCTAACATATATATCAGGCTCAATAGCTTTTATTACATCTAAAATTGAAAAATCATTAAATATAACTACTTTATCTACCTTTTGTAAAGAAGCTACGCCTCTTGCACGCTCTTCAGTATCAAAAAATACACCTTTATTTTTGTCTTCAAGCCAATTATATCCCTGAACAGCTACAATTAAACAATCACCTTGCTGTTTTGCAAATTCAAGAAATCTTAAATGCCCTGGATGAATAGTATTAAAATGCCCTTGACAAAGAACTATCTCCTGATTTTGAGCTTTTTGCTCCTGGACATATTCCTTTAATTGATCAATATTTACTATTTTTTGATTAATATCCATCTAAATTCCCGTTATATAAAATTCACATGTGCACCAGGATGATCCAATTCCCATAAATATCTATTTATCTCATCCATACGACAATTTTCTCTGCAATTTTGCGCATTCATTTTATTTCTAATAAATTCATAAGATTCTTTTCTTTTATCCCCTTCCCAGACATCCTGAAAGCTTTTCTCATTTATATTACCATAACAGAATTTCTCATTTTCCAGGAAGGAGCTACATCCGTAAACTTCACCATTAGCCATAATATATCCCCAGAAAAATGGAACAGCATTACATCTGGAATATCTCTCCTGATCATTTAATAGCTTATTAATTGTATGACTTCTAAAAATAACCTTGAAATCATCTGAATTAAAGGATTGAAGTTTTCTTTCAAGATATACATATTTAGAATAATCAATATTCTCATAAGTATGAGTAACACTAGATAAATGCTGAGAATATGGCTTAATAACCAAATAATCAAAGCCTAAATTCTGTACTTCTTTTGCTAATTCAAGAGCTGTATCAAAATTATCAGGCAATAAAAGCATTTGAGCTCCAAGTGTACAAGAATAATTCTTTTCTTTTTTTATGGAACTTGCTAATTTCATATTATTTATAGCTATATCAAAATCTTTCTCACTTGTACCATGGATTTTTGCATATGTTTCAGCATTTCCTGCATTTATACTTACTTTAATCCATTTGCAGTGTTTAACATAAACATTGGTAGTTTTTTCAGTAAAAGGAACTATATTGGTAGTTAAAGCTGTATCAATTCCAACTTTTGTACATTGCTCAATAAGTTCAGGAAGTTCTTTATATAAAGTTGATTCTCCTTCACCTGCAAACATAATACTTTTAACGCCAAGTTCAGCCATTTCAGATATTCTATTTTTTAGGATTTCATATGGAATTTTCCTGTGTTTATATCCAATATAATCTTTTGCACAAAACACACACCTGTGATTACAATATCCTACAGGAGATATCTCAAGATATATTGGATAAATCTTTTTAGCCTCTTCCCAATTATTATGACCTTGCTCCCATTGAGCAACTCTTTGAGGATGAAAAATTAATTTATGATTATCTATTCTATAATCCTCAGCCATACACGACCCCAACTATTATCTAATCAACCGTCCTTAATAAGACAGATACAACTTCTGACAATCTTTCCATTTCCTGATTACAAAAAAGGTCTGTCAGTAAATGGAGATAATAAGCATGCCCTGATTCTGCAAAGCTATATTCACCAGAATTCAAATAAAGATTATAATCTCCAAGTTTTCTTAGAGAATTATCTTCTTTAAACGCAGTAAAAGTAATTACCGGGCTGTTATCAAAATTTTCTTTAACATATTTAGCAGCATTTACAACATTTTTTGACGCACCTGAGCTGCTTATTGCAATCAGACCGTCTCCATTTCTCATTACCTTATTTAATATTTGCATATAAGCTTCTTCATAAGAATAATCATTACTAAAACAGGTTAGTAATGCGCCCTCTGTAGGCGTAAAAGATGAAATTGAAGCATTTTTTGTAAAGTCAGCAGCAAAGTGTGCAGCTATTGAAGCACTGGCACCATTTCCGAGAAAATAAAGATTTTTCCCTGTTTTTCTTAGCTCATTTAAACAAGTTATAACTCTAAAAAACCATTCTTCCTGACTAACTTTATCATCATTAATGGTAACTTCTGCATTTTTTACTATTTCAAAAAAATTATTTATATGATGCTCTATTTTATTCTTTAATGCCATTTCTCACTCAGGTTTCTTGTATCAAATATTAGCCCTTTATCATAATTTAATCTTACCATAAAATATCTTTCTGAAGAGTCTATTGCACAACGATATCCTGTTAAGGGGAAACCATATAATGCATTTAGCTCTACCAGTTTAGAAAAGACATCTTTTGGAAAGTCACTCTTGCCTTCAGGAATTATGCTTAATATTTCTTTATTGAAGCAATATAATCCTGAATTAACCCAATTTTGCTTTTTATCTTTTATTTCATTTTCAGAAGGTCTTTCTAAAAATTTTACTACCTTATTATCATCATCCATTTCAACAATACTGTTGGATTTAATCCTTTCATGAACAATAATTGAAGCAATAGCATCTTTTTTAGATTTATGAAAATCCATTAATTCTCTATAATCTTGATTTGTCACTATATCCCCATAAAGAACAAGAAAGTTCTCTGACTCCGATAAAATATTTTCAACTTTCTTAACAGCACCTGCTGTTCCCAATGGAACATCTTCATAGCTATAAACAATTTCCACTCCCCATTTTCTACCGTCTCCAAAATAAGAAGTTATCTGATCTGCAAGGTAATGAAGATTTATGATTATTCTATTTATGCCAGATTTCTTTAAATTAATTATGGTATGCTCCAAAATTGGCTTATCTCCAATTTTAAGCATTGGTTTAGGAGTATTTTTAGTTAATTCATTCAACCTGGTACCAAAACCGGCGCATAAAATCATTGCCTGAGTCATCTTAATATCTCCTTTAGTTCAGAAATATTATTGACAACAAAGTCAGGAGCTATATTATCCGAGATATTAAGGTCAGTCTGAATCATTTTTTCAGTATGTTTACCTGTCAAACACTGAATTGTTTTACAACCAGCCAAATAACCGGCAATTATGTCAGAAAATCTATCACCAACCATAAAACTGCTGTTAAAATCTATATTAAACTCTTTCTGTGCCTCCAATAACATACCATGCTTAGGTTTCCTGCAATTACAGGCCATACGATATTCAGAGATATTTGCATCAGGATGATGAGGGCAATAATAGATTTTATCAATTTTAGCATTTTTATTCTGATTTAAGATTAATTGCTGAAATTCCTGATTCAACTTAATTAAATCTTCTTCCTGAATCAATCCTCGAGCAACTACAGGTTGATTGGTAATTACAAATATTTTAAACCCCAGATTACGACAATATGCAATGATATCAGCAGCATAATCATATAAATTTATTTCATTAATATCTGTAATATAATCATTATCAACGTTTAAAACGCCATCCCTATCAAAAAAAATAGCCTTATTCATATTATTTCCTAGGATAAATACTTAAACCAAGTCTTTGTAGCTTCTTGTATAGAATCTTTATCCCATACAGGGGCTTCCTTCCAGTAATCAATGTTTTCTAATATCCTTCTCACACCTTCTTCAATGGATACCTTTGGCGTCCAGTTTAGACTTTTCTTAATTTTTGAAATATCAGCATAAGTACAATCAGGTTCACCAGGTCTCTTAGGAATATATACGACATCCCCATCCAACAATTCTACAATTCTGTTTACGCTATATGTATCATCACTACCGACGTTCATAACCTCATTTACTATATCCGACTTTGCAGCTGTAAAAAATGCATCTGCAACATCAGTGACATAAGTAAAATCTCTAGTTTGAGCACCATCTCCAACAACAGTGAATGGTTTATTAGCAAGCTTTTGAGCTAAAAATACGCCAAACACAGCACCATAAGTTCCTGAAGT
Proteins encoded in this region:
- a CDS encoding radical SAM protein gives rise to the protein MAEDYRIDNHKLIFHPQRVAQWEQGHNNWEEAKKIYPIYLEISPVGYCNHRCVFCAKDYIGYKHRKIPYEILKNRISEMAELGVKSIMFAGEGESTLYKELPELIEQCTKVGIDTALTTNIVPFTEKTTNVYVKHCKWIKVSINAGNAETYAKIHGTSEKDFDIAINNMKLASSIKKEKNYSCTLGAQMLLLPDNFDTALELAKEVQNLGFDYLVIKPYSQHLSSVTHTYENIDYSKYVYLERKLQSFNSDDFKVIFRSHTINKLLNDQERYSRCNAVPFFWGYIMANGEVYGCSSFLENEKFCYGNINEKSFQDVWEGDKRKESYEFIRNKMNAQNCRENCRMDEINRYLWELDHPGAHVNFI
- a CDS encoding 1-deoxy-D-xylulose-5-phosphate synthase — protein: MRDAFTRNLKELFHKDENMFFITSDTGYKVLDEFQETFPDRYLNIGISEANMIGVAAGLALSGKKVFTYAIAPFITLRCFEQIRVNLCFQNLPVFLVGIGGGLTYGAGGATHHTIEDIAVLNSLPNMTIICPGDPVEVELAMQKMSEVQGPVYLRLGKSGEKVIHQQSPKFEIGKGIKVLQGNDVAIITTGNMLETGYTVCEMLTHQGLNPGLISMHTVKPIDKNLIEETAKQYKLIVTIEEHNVIGGLGSSVSDVITERDLNVRFKKFGIPDRYVDVVGSQEFLRAQFGLKPEQISADILNYLKGKVYEKAN